The nucleotide window GACGGTTATTTCGACATCGACGACAGCGGCGAGCTGGTCGCCTACCCGAACCGGGACAAGTCGCGCCCCGGCGTGCGCCTGAGCGACCTGATCAAGGATCTCAAGGACCACGGCCTGAGCCTGCCGGTGCTGGTGCGTTTCAACGATGTGCTCAGCGACAGGGTCCGCCAGCTCACCGGCGCCTTCGAAAGGGCCATCGCCGACCAGGGCTACGGCGGCGAATACACCGCCGTCTATCCCATCAAGGTCAACCAGCAGCGCTCCGTGGTGCAGACCCTGCTGAACGCCGACCACAAGGTGGGCCTGGAGGCGGGCTCCAAGCCGGAGCTGATGGCGATCCTGGGCCTGGCCGACAGGCCCATCACCCTGGTCTGCAACGGCTACAAGGACTCCGAGTTCCTGCGCCTGGCGCTGATGGGCAAGCGCCTCGGCCACAGCGTCTACGTGGTGGTGGAGAAGCTGTCCGAGCTCAGGAAGCTGCTGGCCGAAGGCCAGGATCTGGGCATAGACCCGCTGATCGGGGTGCGGGTGCGCCTCAACTCCGTGGGCAAGGGCAACTGGCAGAACACCGGCGGCGAAAAGGGCAAGTTCGGCCTGGCCGCCCACCAGGTGCTGGAGATGGTGGCGATCCTGCGCGAGGCCGGCAAGCTGGACTGCCTGAAGCTGGTGCACTTCCACATGGGCTCCCAGGTGGCCAACATCCGCGACATCCAGAACGCCCTCAAGGAGTGCGCCCGCTACTACGCCGAGCTGTGCGAGCTGGGCGTGCCCCTGGACGTGGTGGACGTGGGCGGCGGCCTGGGCGTGGACTACGAGGGCTCGCGCAGCCGCGGTTCCTGCTCCATGAACTACACGGTGGACGAGTACGCCGCCAAGGTGGTGCATGCGGTCAAGGAGATCTGCGCCGCACGCAATCTTCCCGAGCCCAAGCTGATTTCCGAGTCCGGCCGGGCCCTGACCGCCCACCATGCGGTGCTGGTCACCAATGTCATCGACGTGGAGCAGGCCCCTGGCCTGAGCGCCCCCCAGGCGCCGGGCGAGGACGCCCCCCAGGTGCTCAGGGATCTCTGGCTGGCCTTTGAAGGCGCCCACCAGCGCCCGCCCCTGGAGACCTATCACGACGCCGTCTACTACCTGGGCGAGGCCCACGGCATGTACACCCACGGCCTGATCGCCATCCACCACTGGGCGGCGGCCGAGCAGCTCTACTTCGCCATCTGCCGGGCGGTGCGCGACCAGCTCAATCCCCGCAGCCGCGCCCACAGGCCGGTGCTGGACGAGCTCAACGAGAAGCTGGCCGACAAGCTGTTCTGCAACTTCTCGCTGTTCCAGAGCACCCCGGACGTCTGGGGCATAGAGCAGCTGTTCCCGATCATGCCGGTCAGCAAGCTGGACCAGGCCCCCAGCACCCGCGCCGTGATCCAGGACATCACCTGCGACTCCGATGGCCAGATCCGCCAGTACGTGGACGCCGAGGGCATCGAGTCCAGCCTGCCCCTGACCGGCTATGTGCCGGGCCAGGACTACAACCTGGGCTTCTTCATGGTCGGTGCCTACCAGGAGATCCTTGGCGACCTGCACAACCTGTTCGGCGACACCGACTCGGTGCACGTGCAGCTGGACGACAACGGCTACCATTTCGAAGCCGCCCACAAGGGTGATACGGTATCCGACGTGCTGCGCTACGTGAATTTCGAGCCCAAGGCCCTGATCCAGGGCTACCGCCGCCTGATCGCCCAGGCCGATCTCAGCGACGCCGAGCGCCAGCTGTTCGGCGCCGAACTGGAGGCGGGTATCCACGGCTACACCTACCTGGAGGACTGATGCTGCATTTCCTGCCCGCCTTCATCAAGGGGCCGCTGGCCCTGCTGGGCTATGTGGTCAACACCCTGTTCTGGTTCCCGCTGGTGCTGGTGGTGGGCCTGGTCAAGCTGCTGCCCGTGGCCGGCCTGAGGCGGGGTTGCAGCGCCCTTCTGGACCGCATCGCCGGGCTGTGGATCAGCATCAACAACCTCAACCAGCGCCTGGTCAGCCGCACCAGGGTCCAGGTCCGCGGCCTGGAGGGCATCAAGCGGAAGGACTGGTACCTGGTCATCGCCAACCACCAATCCTGGGTGGACATACTGGTGCTGCAGCGGCTGTTCAACCGCCGCCTGCCGTTCCTGAAGTTCTTCCTCAAGAAGGAACTGCTGTACGTGCCCTTCCTGGGCCTGGCCTGGTGGGCCCTGGACTTCCCCTTCATGAACCGCCACAGCCGGGCGGAAATCGAAAAGGATCCCAGCCTGGCCGGCAAGGACATCGAGACCACCCGCCAGGCCTGCGAGAAGTTCCGCCACATCCCGGTATCGGTGATGAACTTCGTGGAAGGCACCAGGTTCACCCCCCACAAGCACCGCCACCAGAAGAGCCCCTACCGGCACCTGCTGCGCCCCAGGGCCGGCGGCATGGCCTTCGTGCTCTCGGCCATGGGCGACAAGCTGCACAAGCTGCTGGACGTGACCATCTGCTACCCCAAGGGCATCCCCAGTTTCTGGGACTTCCTGTGCGGCCGGGTCCGGGAGATCCGGGTCGAGGTACGGGTGCTGCCGATTGACGACGGCCTGGTCGGTGATTACTTTAATGACGCCGATTTCAAGGAAGCATTCCAGGATTGGGTCAACCGGCTCTGGGCTGAGAAAGACGAAACCATGGCCAGGCTGGCGGCGCCGGCGGGCCAGAAGCACAATTAGGATCCCATGCTGCATTTTCTGCCGGGCTTCATACTGGCCCCCATCAATATCCTGCTGTTCATCGTCAACACCGTCTGGTGGGGGGGCCTGGTCTGCCTGCTGGCCCTGCCCAAGCTGCTGCTGCCCTACCAGCCCTGGCGCAACGCCGTCACCACCCTGATGGAGCGCTGCGTGGACGGCTGGACCCTGGTCAACCTGGGCATCCTCAGGCTCAGCAACCAGGTGCAGTGGGACGTGCAGGGCCTGGACGGCCTGAAGAAGGACGGCTGGTACCTGATCATGGCCAACCACCTCAGCGGCCTGGACATCATAGTGCTGTTCACCATAGCCCGGGGCCGCATGCCGCTGCCGCGCTTCTTCATCAAGCACGAGCTGCTGCACGTGCCCTTCATGGGCTGGGGCTGCTGGGCCCTGGACATGCCCTTCATGCGTCGCTATTCCACCGGCTACCTGAAGCGGCACCCTGAGAAGAAGGGCCAGGACATAGAGACCACCCGCCGTGCCTGCGAAAAGCTCAGGCACAGGCCCACCACCATGATCAACTTCGTGGAAGGCACCAGGTTCACCCCAGAGAAGCAAAAGAAGCGCCGCTCCCCCTACCGGCACCTGCTGCCCCCCAAGGCCGGCGGCATCGCCTTCACCCTGGCCACCATGGGCCAGCTGTTCGACAAGGTGCTGGACGTGACCCTGGCCTATCCGGAATGCGGCCATGGCAAGGGCAAGGTCACCTGGGCCGCCCTGTCCGGCAGGCTCACCAAGGTGGTGGTGCGCATCGACGCCCAGCCCGCCGACCAGCGCGTCATCGGCGACTACTTCGGCGACGTCACCTTCAAGCGCCAGTTCCAGGGCTGGCTCAGCGAGCGCTGGCAGCGCAAGGACGCCCTGCTGGGTGAACTGAACAAATGAAAAGGGGCCGAATGGCCCCTTTTTCGTCAATCAACCGGATACCTTTTCTTCTTGCAGGCATGCCTGAGTTCCTTCAGGGTGCGCAGCCGTTCCTTCAGCCATTCGCCCTCCTGGGCCCGGTAGCCGGCTCGCAACCTGGAGTTGACGTGCTTTATTTTCTTCTCGACACCGGCACATTGGTACTTGGTGACCTTGGTATCCGTCTTGGCGTGCGCCAGGGTGGGCACCCCAAGGGCCATGATGAGCATCCATGTCCGTATTGGCATTGTTCCTGTCCTTTGATTGGTTGCATCTGTTCACCACCGGCAGGTGGCGAACACCAGGGGCATTTTCCCTGGCTTGATACCGGTTGTGAACAGCTCCAGCCCATCCAGTACAATGGCCCCACTAAATAACGCCTTGTGCTCAGGGACAAAGGAAGAAAAGGATCATGACAATGCGTAACGCCGTTATCGCCTGTGCCGCCCTGCTCTGTTGCTGCTCCATAGTGCAGCAGGTCCAGCCGGTCCAGAACACCAACCTGCGGGACATCTGCATCATCGAGAACCCCGCCACCCGCAACGGCTTCCTCAACCAATACCAGCAATCGCTGCAAAACAGGGGCTACAGCGTCAAGGTCATGCCAAGGGGAACGGGCTTCATGGCATGTCCGTTGATGACCACCTACGAGGGCCATTGGAGCTGGGATCTGGCCCTGTACATGTCCTACGCCAGGCTGGATGTCTACCTGGACGGCAAGCCCGTGGGCCAGGCCCTGTACGACTCCCGCCGTGGCGTCGGTCGCATGGACAAGTTCATCGATGCGGAGACGAAGATAGACGAGCTGGTCAGCCAGCTTTACCCCGCCAGGGGCTGAGACTCGAAACGAAAGCGTTGCTTTCGTGCAGCCGAACGCCGGCACACTGGATGTACCGGCCGGAAGGAAGCGTCACTTTCGTTTACGCCTGTTCGAACTCGTCCAGGGCCGCCGCCAGCTCGTCCAGCTGCAGCTCCGAATAGACCCTGACGCCGTTTTCGGTCAGCAGCCGGGCGGTGACGCCCTGGCCATCGATAAGCCGGCCCGAGAAGGAGCCGTCGTAGATCTGCACGTTGCCGCAGGAGGGGCTGTTGGCCTTGAGCAGGGCGAAGCGGATCTGGTGGCGGCGGCACAGGGCCAGGGCCTGGTCGGCGCCCAGCCGGAAGGCGGCGGTGACGTCCTGGCCGCTGCTGGCAATCACCTGCCCGCCCTGCAACTCGGCGGGCGGGCGGGGTACCGGCAGGCCGCCGGCTACTTCCGGGCAGAGCACCAGCAGCCGTCCCTCGGCGCGCCACCTTTCGATGGCCGGGTGGGACTGGGCCTTGGCCCGGCCGTCGTAGCGGACCGGCTGGCCCAGCAGGCAGGCGGAGATCAGGATCCTTTCCATATAAAAAAGAGGGCCTAAGCCCTCTTCCCTAGCGCCTCAGGCGTCTTTCTTGGCCAGCCAGTTGACCAGCTCGAACAGCTCTTCCTTGGAGCTCACGGAGCCGGTGTTGACCTTGTACTTGCCGTTGATGATCAGGGTCGGCACGCCGTGGACCTCGTTGTTGAGGGTGTTGCGCTGCATCTGCGACAGGCGGCCGTTGATGGAGAAGGAGTTGACGGCGGCGTCGAAGTCCTCGCCCTTGACGCCGGCGGCGACGAAGATGTTGCGGATGTCGTCACGGCTCTTGGGGATCTGGCGCTGCACATGGATGCTGGCGAACAGCTTGGAAGCGACCTGCTCCTCCACGCCCAGCAGCTCCATCACCGCCCAGGCCCGGGACAGCTCCACGCCCATCTCGCGGCCCATGAAGTCCACATGGTTCTTCTGCAGCTTGACGCCTTCCGGCAGCTGACCCTTGAGCTCCTTGATGAAGGGCTCGAAACGGTAGCAGTGGGGGCACAGGAAGGAGAAGTATTCGGTCACCATGGGCTGGGCGCTGGGCGCCGCCATCTTGATGACCTCGTAGTGTTTGCCTTCTTCAAATTGGTTGGCCAGGGCCGCCAGGGGCAGCATCACCAGGGCCAGAAAACCCATCATCAGCTTTTTCATCGTTTTCCTCGCGTGATATTGGCTGCAGCAAGCCTAACACAGCTTTCCATTGCAGATTAACTGCCCCTGTAGAACCCTTTCCTGAACGAAAAGTTCCTTAAGCGTCCTTGGCCAGCAGGTACTTGACCAGGGCATTGAGCTGGGCCTGCTCCGGCACCGCCGCCCGTTTGACCCTGTATTTGCCGGACACCACCAGCTCGGGCAGGTGCTTGATCCGGGCCTGCTGGAAACGCTGCTGCATCCGGTTCTTGAGCAGGGGCACCTGCATGGACTTGAGGGCCAGCTCGAAATCGTCACCGGCCACGCCGGCCGCCACGAACAGGTTGCGGATGTCGGCCAGGGTCTTGGGCCTGGCGTGCCAGACATGGACGCTGTCGAACACCTTGGGCGCCACCCGCTCGGTAACTTCCAGCACTTCCATGACGGCAAAGGCGTCGGTCAGCAGCCTGCCGCTGTTACCGCCAAAGCCGGCGGCGTGGAAACGGCGCAGCGGCACGCCTTCGGGAAGGCTCTGGGCCAGTCCGTGCACCAGGGGCTCGAAGCTGTGGCAATGGGGGCAGAGGAAGGAAAAGTATTCGGCCACCTCGGGGCTGGCGGTGGCCTGGGCCCCTTCGATCACCTCGTAATGCCGGCCTTCCTCGAACTGGGCGGCAAACAGCGGCAACGCCAGCAGCAGCGTTGCCAGAAACAGCAGTCCCTTTTTCATCATGGTCACTCCTTGGGCAAGATTTCCCAAGGATGCCAAGGACCTAGAGACCGGTCAACAAGCGCAGCGGCGGCTCGTCCAGGGCCGCCAGGCATTCCTTGAGGCTGAGGATCTGGTTCTCCCAGTACTTGCCGGAGCTGAACCAGGGGAAGCTCTGGGGAAAGGCCGGATCCGACCAGCGCCTGGCCAGCCAGGCCATGTGGTGGATGATGCGCATGGCCCTGAGCGGCTCCACCAGGTGCAGCTGGCGCTTGTCCAGGGGCATGAACTCCTCGTAGGCCTCGGCCAGCACGCACAGCTGGTCCTCCTGCTCGCTGCGGCTGCCGGACAGCAGCATCCACAGATCCTGCATGGCCGGGCCCATCAGGCTGTCGTCCAGGTCCACGAAGAAGATGCCGTCGGGGCCGTTGAAGAGGTTGCCGGCATGGCAGTCGCCGTGCAGGCGGATGAAGGGCACCTGGGCGTGCTTTTCCCAGGCCAGGGCCACGGCCTCGCAAAGCGGCGACAGTATGGCCTCGAAGGCGGGCCTCAGGTAGTCCGGCAGCAGCTCGGTCTCCATCAACACCTGGCGGGGTTCCAGCAGCATGCGCTCGACGCCGATGGCGGGCCTGTGTTCATAGCCACGGGCGGCGCCCAGGGCATGGATCCGCCCCAGGAAGTGACCCAGGCGTTCCAGCTGGTCCAGGTCGGCCAGCTCCACGGCCCGGCCGCCGCGGCTCTCGTAGAGGGCGAAGCGGTAGCCGTCATGGTGTTGCAGGCTGCGCCCCTCCAGGCGCACCGGCGCCACCACCGGGATCTCCTCATCCACCAGCTCGAAGGCGAAGTCGTGCTCCTCGCGGATCTGGGCGTCGCTCCAGCGCTGGGGCCGGTAGAACTTCACCACCCAGCGCTTGCGGTCCTCGTCCAGGAACTGGTAGACGCGGTTCTCGTAGCTGTTCAGGGGCAGCAGGCCGGAATCGACCCGGACGCCGTGGCTCTCCAGGGCGTCCAGGATCAGATCCGGGCTGAGATCGGCAAAATCGAATTGGCTCATGGGGCTCCCAAGAAAACGCCGGGCTGGGCCCGGCGTCTGTGTTTAGCGCTTGGAGAAGAACCGGGAGTCCGTCTCCACCTTGATATCGGCATTATCCTTGGCCACGGCCTCGAATGCGATATCGGTGATGGGCCGCTTCAGCTCGTAGGGGTCCGCCACCAGGGTGATGGGCAGGGACGCCAGCTCCCCGGAGGCCACCAGCACCTCGCGGTCGCCGCTCCAGGTCCAGCCAGCCGGCAGGCCTTCCACGTCCAGCACGAACACATGGCTGTCCACGTCCTTGTTGAGCAGCTTGATGGTGTAGCTGTTCTCGATCAGGCCCTCGACGTTCTCCCGGTACAGGGCGTTGCGGTCGCGGAGGATGTCCATATGGGCCAGGGAGCGGGTGGCCAGGGTGTAGACGAACAGGCCCAGCATCACCACCATGATGGCGCCATAGCCCAGCAGCTTGGGCCGCACCACATGGGTGTGGCCGCCGGCCAGCTTGTGCTCGGTGGTGTAGCGGATCAGGCCGCGCTCGTAGCCCATCTTGTCCATGACGCCGTCGCAGGCGTCGATACAGGCGCCGCAGTTGATGCACTCGTACTGCAGGCCGTTGCGGATGTCGATGCCGGTGGGGCATACCTGCACGCAGAGATGGCAGTCGATGCAGTCGCCCAGGCCCATGGCCTTGTGGTCCTGCTTGCGGCCACGGGGGCCGCGCTTCTCACCGCGGGCCACGTCATAGCCGACGATGAAGGTGTCCTTGTCGAACATGGCGGACTGGAAGCGGGCATAGGGGCACATGTGGGTACACATGATCTCGCGCATCCAGCCGGCGTTGCCGTAGGTGCAGAAGGCGAAGAAGAGCACCCAGAACACGGGCGCAAAGCTCAGGGCGCCACCGAAGAAGCCGACGAAGACCTCCTCGGCCGGCAGGAAATAGGCCACGAAGGTCAGCGCCGTCAGCAGCGAGAAGGCCAGCCAGCTGGCGTGCTTGGCGCCCTTGCGCCAGATCTTGTTGAAGTCCCAGGGGCTCTGGTCCAGCTTCTTGCGCTGGTTGGCGCTGCCCTCGAACTTCTCCTCGAACCAGATGAAGATAAAGGTCCACACCGTCTGGGGGCACATGTAGCCGCACCAGACCCGGCCCAGGAAGGTGGTCACGAAGAACAGGCCAAAGGCGGCGATGATGAACAGGTAGGCCAGCAACGTGAAGTCCTGGGGCATCAGGGTGATGCCGAACAGGTAGAATTTCTGGTTGACCACGTCCAGCAGTATGCCCTGGCGGTCGCCGTAGGGGATCCAGGGCAGCACCAGGAACAACAGCATCATCAACCAGCCCATGCGCTGGCGGATGCGCTGGTAGACGCCCTGCACCGCCCGCACATAGATGCGGTTGCGGGGGCTGTGGCCGTTGGATTTGCTGGGATCCGGCTGCTGGATCTTGACCTGGGGGGTGACGTCCTTGATGGGGATCTGCTCGCTCATGGCGACCTCTCTCTTTGCCGCATTGCTGCGGGCTGAGTACGACATTGCTCAAAAGGCGACCGGGATATTATACGCGCTTTGGCCTGCCTGTCACAAAAGTGGCATGGAATATACCACTCTATACATTACCACCAGCATAGTAGTCCGGGCGGCCCGGGATCCTGGCCCAGGTCAAATCCGTACCACTTTCATGGCTACTGGATTGAACCGGTTCAATTTGCAGATGACAGCCCATTGAACCGCTGTTATCTATAAGACAGCATCAATCGAATAGTTCAAGCGGCAAATTAACCTATGTCATTCAACAAGGCCGAGCTGCACCTTGGCAAGGGCCAGCGCTACCAGCTGCTGCTGGCGCAGATCATCAGGGGCATCAAGGACGGCAGCCTCAAGGCCGGCGACAAGCTGCCCACCCACCGCCAGCTGGCACGGCAGCTGGAAGTCTCGGTGGGCACCGTCGCCAAGGCCTACCTGGAGGCCCAGCGCCAGGGCTGGCTGGAGGCCAGGGTCGGCGCCGGCACCTATATACGCCGGCACAGCCAGGCCGACATACTGCGGCTCACCGACGACCGCGACCGGGTGCGTTGGGATCTGGGCCTGACCAACAGCCTGCTGGACCGGCAGCCGCAGCTGGTGCAGCGCCATCTCCAGGCCATCACCCAGGACGGCGCCCTGCTGCCGGAGCTGCTCCAGTACCAGCCCAGCCAGGGCATGGAACACCAGCGCCAGGTGGTGGCCGAGCACCTGCTGGCGCGGGGCGTCCAGGCCGGCCGCGAACAGCTGCTGCTCACCAACGGCGCCCAGCACGCCCTGGCCATCGCCCTGCAGTGCCTGTGCCGCCCCGGCGACACCGTGCTGGCCGAGGGGCTCAGCTACCCCGGGCTGATCTCCCTGGCCCAGCACCAGGGCCTGCAGCTGCACGGCCTGGCGCTGGATCTGCAGGGGGTGGTGCCCGACGCCTTGGAGCAGGCCATTACGGCCACCGGCGCCAAGGTGCTGTACCTGAGCCCGACCCTGCAGACCCCCACCAATGCGGTGATGTCCCTGGAAAGGCGCCTGGCCCTGGTCGCCATCGCCCGCCGCCACGGCCTGACCATCATCGAGGACGACAACAACGGCGCCCTCAACCTGGGCCAGCATGTGCCGCTGCAGCAGCTGCTGCCGGCCCGGGTCTGGTACCTGGCCGGGCTGTCCAAGCAGGTGGCCGCCGGCCTGCGCTTCGGCTATCTGGTGGTGCCCGCCGGCGAACAGGAGCAGGCCAGGGACGTGGCCAGGGCCAGCGGCTTCATGGCCGCGCCGCTGATGATGGAGCTGGGCTGCCGACTGCTGGCCAGCGGCGACGCCGCCCAGGCCATGGCCGACCTGCAGAAGGAGATCCAGCAGCGGGCCAGGCTGATGCAGCGGATCTTCGCCGGCACCGATCTGCGCCACAGCTCCGGCGCCTTCTACGGCTGGCTGCCGCTGCCGCCGGGCGTCGGCGCCGACGAGCTGGCCGCCCGGGCCGAGGCAGAGGGGATAAGGGTGCTCACCGCCGGCCATTTCGCGGTGGGCCAGTTCCAGGCCCCCCAGGCCATCCGGTTGTCGCTGACCCTGGTCCAGGACCGGGCCCGGCTGCGCGAGGCCCTGGGCCGGCTCCGTCAGTTGCTGCCCTGAGGCGCCCGGCCGCCCAGGTGGTGGTCGAAATGGTCCAGCAGCAGCCGCACCTTGGGGGACAGGTGGCGGTTGTGGGGATAGAGGGCCCAGACCCCGTCGTCCGCCACCTGGTAAGGCAGCAGCAGGGACACCAGGGCCCCGGAAGCCAGGTGTTCCCGCACGTAGTATTCCGGCAGCTGCACCAGGCCCAGGCCCTTGAGGGCCGCATCGGCCAGGGCCCAGCCGCTGTTGCAGGCCAGCCGGCCGCTCACCCTCACCTCCCTGAGCCGACCCCCTTCCTGGAAACGCCAGTGATCCATGGTGCCCCTCAGGCATTGGTGGCGCTCCAGCTCCGACAGGCTGTGGGGCTCGCCATGGCGGGCCAGGTAATCCGGCGAGGCGCAGACATGGAAGGTACGGGAGGCCAGGCGCCTGGCCATCATCGACGAATCCCCCAGCCGGCCCAGGCGGATGGCCAGATCGAAGCCTTCGGCCACCAGATCCAGCTGGCGGTTGCTGAGCTGGATCTCCACCTCCAGCTCCGGGTAGCGCACCATGAAATCCGTGACCAGGGGCGCTATGGTCCTTTCCCCGTAGACGATGGGCGCGGTCAGGCGCAGCTTGCCCCTGGGCTCCTGCTGCAGGCTGGTCAGGGCCTGCTCCGCCTCGGCCAGGCCGTCCAGCACCTGGCGGCAGTGGCGGTAGAAGAGCTGGCCCTGCTCGGTCACCGACACCTTCCTGGTGGTGCGGTACAGCAGCTTGCTGCCCAGGCGCCGCTCCAGGGCGCCAATCTGCCGGCTCACCTGGGCGGTGGAAATGCCCAAGCGCCGGGCGGCGCCGGTAAAGCTCCGGGTTTCGGCCACGGCCACGAATTCGTTGATGCCCTGCCAGTCCACCATAGCGGCCTCGATTATTACCAAATGGTAAAGGTGAATTGCATTTTGCCGTGATTATAACGGCAGATGCGGGGGTTATACTCCCTCTCACCTTGCGCCGTCCCGGCCGCAATCACCCAAGCCAAGGAGTCGTCCATGACCGAGATGATCAAATCCAGAGCCGCCATTGCCTGGGGCCCCAACCAGCCGCTGTCCATCGAAGAAGTGGACGTCATGCCCCCCAAGGCCGGCGAAGTGCTGGTGCGGGTCGTCGCCTCCGGCGTCTGCCACACCGACGCCTTCACCCTGTCCGGCGAGGATCCGGAAGGCATCTTCCCGGTGATCCTGGGCCACGAGGGGGGCGGCATAGTGGAGGCCGTGGGCGAGGGCGTGACCAGCGTCCAGGTGGGCGACCATGTGATCCCCCTCTACACCCCGGAATGCGGCGAGTGCAAGTTCTGCCTGTCCGGCAAGACCAACCTCTGCCAGAAGATCCGCGAAACCCAGGGCAAGGGCCTGATGCCGGACGGCACCACCCGCTTCTACAAGGACGGCCAGCCCATCTACCACTACATGGGCTGCTCCACCTTCTCCGAATACACGGTGCTGCCGGAGATCTCCCTGGCCAAGGTCAACAAGGACGCGCCCCTGGAAGAGATCTGCCTGCTCGGCTGCGGCGTCACCACCGGCATGGGCGCGGTCATGAACACCGCCAAGGTGGAAGAAGGGGCCACAGTGGCCATCTTCGGCCTGGGCGGCATCGGCCTGTCGGCGGTGATCGGCGCCACCATGGCCAAGGCCGGGCGCATCATCGCCATCGATATCAACGAGAGCAAGTTCGAGCTGGCCCGCAAGCTGGGCGCCACCGACTGTGTCAACCCGACCCAGTACGACAAACCCATCCAGGAGGTCATCATAGAGATGACCGACGGCGGCGTGGACTACTCCTTCGAGTGCATCGGCAACGTCAACGTGATGCGCAGCGCCCTGGAGTGCTGCCACAAGGGCTGGGGCGAGTCGGTGATCATCGGCGTGGCCGGCGCCGGCCAGGAGATCTCCACCCGTCCCTTCCAGCTGGTCACGGGCCGGGTCTGGAAAGGCTCCGCCTTTGGCGGCGTCAAGGGCCGCTCCGAGCTGCCGGGCATCGTCGAGCGCTACATGAAGGGCGAGTTCAGGCTGGACGACTTCATCACCCACACCATGGGCCTGGAGCAGATCAACGACGCCTTCGAGCTGATGCACGAAGGCAAGAGCATCCGCTCGGTTATCCACTTCGACAAATAAGCTG belongs to Gallaecimonas sp. GXIMD4217 and includes:
- a CDS encoding PLP-dependent aminotransferase family protein, with product MSFNKAELHLGKGQRYQLLLAQIIRGIKDGSLKAGDKLPTHRQLARQLEVSVGTVAKAYLEAQRQGWLEARVGAGTYIRRHSQADILRLTDDRDRVRWDLGLTNSLLDRQPQLVQRHLQAITQDGALLPELLQYQPSQGMEHQRQVVAEHLLARGVQAGREQLLLTNGAQHALAIALQCLCRPGDTVLAEGLSYPGLISLAQHQGLQLHGLALDLQGVVPDALEQAITATGAKVLYLSPTLQTPTNAVMSLERRLALVAIARRHGLTIIEDDNNGALNLGQHVPLQQLLPARVWYLAGLSKQVAAGLRFGYLVVPAGEQEQARDVARASGFMAAPLMMELGCRLLASGDAAQAMADLQKEIQQRARLMQRIFAGTDLRHSSGAFYGWLPLPPGVGADELAARAEAEGIRVLTAGHFAVGQFQAPQAIRLSLTLVQDRARLREALGRLRQLLP
- a CDS encoding LysR substrate-binding domain-containing protein, which codes for MVDWQGINEFVAVAETRSFTGAARRLGISTAQVSRQIGALERRLGSKLLYRTTRKVSVTEQGQLFYRHCRQVLDGLAEAEQALTSLQQEPRGKLRLTAPIVYGERTIAPLVTDFMVRYPELEVEIQLSNRQLDLVAEGFDLAIRLGRLGDSSMMARRLASRTFHVCASPDYLARHGEPHSLSELERHQCLRGTMDHWRFQEGGRLREVRVSGRLACNSGWALADAALKGLGLVQLPEYYVREHLASGALVSLLLPYQVADDGVWALYPHNRHLSPKVRLLLDHFDHHLGGRAPQGSN
- a CDS encoding S-(hydroxymethyl)glutathione dehydrogenase/class III alcohol dehydrogenase, whose amino-acid sequence is MTEMIKSRAAIAWGPNQPLSIEEVDVMPPKAGEVLVRVVASGVCHTDAFTLSGEDPEGIFPVILGHEGGGIVEAVGEGVTSVQVGDHVIPLYTPECGECKFCLSGKTNLCQKIRETQGKGLMPDGTTRFYKDGQPIYHYMGCSTFSEYTVLPEISLAKVNKDAPLEEICLLGCGVTTGMGAVMNTAKVEEGATVAIFGLGGIGLSAVIGATMAKAGRIIAIDINESKFELARKLGATDCVNPTQYDKPIQEVIIEMTDGGVDYSFECIGNVNVMRSALECCHKGWGESVIIGVAGAGQEISTRPFQLVTGRVWKGSAFGGVKGRSELPGIVERYMKGEFRLDDFITHTMGLEQINDAFELMHEGKSIRSVIHFDK